The Triticum aestivum cultivar Chinese Spring chromosome 4B, IWGSC CS RefSeq v2.1, whole genome shotgun sequence sequence TGAAGTGAGCTACCAACACGCGCGTTCATCGAGTCAAAACGACGAGTGAAGAAGAAATCAATGGACAGGAAAATTGAGGAACGCGGCCGTTCAAACCACCACGCCAAGACGACGACTGTGCTCCTACTCCTACTAGTTCAGTGTTCAGACCACACCAGGCCAGTCAAAGAATAGAATGAATACTGCACTTCACACAAAGAATATGGCGCTGGTCAGTGAAGTACCACGTGGCAAGAGTTTTGTTTATTGGTGGTCGCCGGGGGTGGTGACCATGCAGATTGGAACGGATATCCGACGTTTTCAGAGTTGCTCAATCCATAGGATTTTTAAAAATCTCTACCGTACGTGCGAGCTTAACCTACTGAATTCATATTTTAGTTTTGTGTTTCTGGAAAAAACAAAACCGTGATGATAGGTCGATGACGGCGGCGGAGCAGGTAGAGACGACATCATCGGAGTGACAATACTGCAATGACTAGTCAACAACCAGTGGTGGATCTAGGACCCAGGCCCAGGACCCAGGCCTGGGGCATGAGGCCCAAATTCCTTGTATACCGTAGCAAAATAGTGTAGCAATTGCTACGGTATACGAAGGTGGCCCCGGGCAGCTTGCTGGGCTGGACCCGCCCCTATCAAGTAGGAACAGACGGCCTTATGGTTAAGTTCACAAGACCGAGGGTCGCTGGTGAGATGGGAGTGATGACGGCGGTATCAAAGAGTAACTCTGTGCATTCGGTTTATATCGTTTGATTCATATGTTTTTATTTGCACAGCAGTTAATACTTCGGTAAGTACAATATTAAAATTAAagtacggttcggtttcggtatattAAAATTATTTTGGTATAACTTTGTGAGGttttttaacatgctccctcttacctcTCCTTTTCACATGAAACGTAAGAGTATAAAATAGATTTGAGCTGTTAATTGCATTAAGTAGTGTGTTtgattaactcttaccttcttactATAATAACCAAAGTTGACGTGAATTTAAAATTGAATAAGTCCGTGCAATGTGATGATCCAAAAATCAAAGTTGTTCGCCTTGACGAGACACAATTTGATGATGAGGTCACTCTCGGTGAAATCCGGCAAATTATGCTCCCAGCTCCTCCCCGTTTCACCACAGAATCAACTACAAATATCGTGAAAGGTCCACAGAAGATATAATCCACCTAAAAACCATGTAaaccaaaaaacaaagaaaaacaaactaAATGGTAAAATGAAGATAAGCTGAGATAAATCTCGAGAATAACAGGGTTAAACTAAACAAAAATCGTGTGTAAAATACACACATCATTCACCGACAGGCTATCGTAGAAAATGTGCTACACTAGGGCTTGGGTGAGGTACACACTAATGCGCCATGCTCCAACGCGCTACACACCACGATGCTGAGTTCCAACATGGTACACATTACATTCCAGTGCACTCCCGACCGAGGAGCAGGTACACATCATTGCAGACCTTTCTTCTCCACTCTACACGGACCCAGGAGAGGGTACCTTCCCTTTATCAAATTTATGTGTTTGTGTTACAAAATGTTAtgcttagggcatcttcaacggcaaCCCACAAAATTCCTTCCGCATCTGTCCGCGGATAAAGAGACTGGTCTGCGAACACGGAGGCAGGAgaacgccatccaaccgtagctgcATACATCCGGCCTTCCTTATTTTTTTTCCAACTCCGCAGGATCAAAATAGCCGCATGCAAATGGTACAGACATTCGATAGCCGCATGTAGCACTACTTCAAATTTAAAAAAGTCCAAATATTACATCCCAACATTGTTGTTCCCTTTCACCGCCCACTGATGTTCAATCAGATCTTCCTTCAGCTGCTCGTGAGTTGgtcgatgccgaatttgttgatgcatttgaataaactcttaGATGTGGCCGGATTCTCGTCCAGAAGTTGGATAGtatcacccatgttctcaaattccagAGCTGCAGCAGATCGTCACTctcatcctcgacgatcatgttgtgcatgatcacacaacatgcaATTACCTCCCACAAGGTCTCCAGATCCTATTGTTTACAGGTCCATGAACAACTGCGAAACGGGCCTACAGAACTCAGAATGCCCGCTCAACATCCTTTCTAGTTGCTTCTTGTCTTTGGACGAAGTGAGCCTTTTTCTGGCAAACTGGGTTTGAGATGGTGCTGACAAAGGTAGCCCATGGAGGATAGATGCCGTCAACCAGATAGTATCTCATGTTGTACTCATGTACATTGATagtatagtggcaaggaggagcttttTCTTCAGTCAGCCTCGCAAACAACGTCGATcgttgcagcacgttgatgtcattgtgagacccgggcATGCCACAGAAAGTGTACCAAATCCAAAATTCCTGGGATGCAACAGCTTCAAGAATGATGATGGATTTCTTAATATATAtgaccctgatattgcccttgtaaagcctTCGGGCAGTTTTCCATTctcaatgcatgcagtcaagagatccaagcaaacctgGCAACCCTCTTGCTTCTGAGATTGCCAGGAGCCTCTCCGTTTCTGCCacagttggttctctcaggtactgAGGTCCGAACACCTCGACCACGACAATTGGAAACCTAACCATGGCATATCCGCATGTGCTCTCTAACATCCATAGGTACTCGTCCCACGAATGAGCGGCcttgccatatgcaagcatccggagtGCGGCCGTGCGCTTGTGGTAATCAGAGAAGCCAAGCGTTTGCACGACATCTTTCTCCgggatgaagtagtcatcataggaccGGACGCCATGGTACAAACGGTCGAAGACAGTCTTGCACATCCGAAAACGCCGACAAAAATGGTTAGTGAATAGTGCATCAGGGGCAAAGTAGTTGGCCATCAGTGTCAAATGCCCACGCGCCTTGTtgcggttgagcactcgatgaTCCTTTATcgagcccttgaaattgagaacatgctcctccgcaCGCTCCGCGTCTTCAAGGACCTCCTGCATCATCGCCGTCTCATCGGAGTACTCCTCCTCGTCCGACGAGCCTTCGGACAACTCAACATACTGCtcatatatgtactccaaatcGGAATCCATTGGTAAAAAGAATAAGGGACAACTGTTTTCAGCTCCGGCGATCATCGAACAGTTGCCGGGCACGGTAGAGGATGGTACCTGGCGGAGCGGTTAGGACAGAGGGTTGAAGGGAGACGGAGGAGAAGCAGCGGGGATCCCTGCTGGAGCGTTGGAGGTGACAGAGACGCAGATTTCGGGCGGGGGTGTGCCGTGGTGGCCTGGGTGGTGGAGCGGCGGCGATAGCAAGAGAGAAAGAATGAAGGAGAGAAAATGGGGAGGATGGAGTTGCGAGGTCGgggaagggttttgggtgggcctgGGGTGTCAGATTTGAACGTTTCGCATGTCCGGACTCCCACAAAGCTCCCCCACTTTTGTCTCCGTTTTGCGGGAGATTGCGTCCGGACCGCCCCGCGGACCGATACATGACCGCGTTGGATGGCTTCGGCGGTCTAGACAGAGTAGTTCGGACGGTTGCGGGATGTTTACGGGTccgctttggagatgcccttagtctcTAGAGGATATAATTTTGTAGATGAAAACTTGTATGTTAGGGTCACCATTGCAAAATTTTAGGGTCAGTGTCTAAAGGATGTGATCTTGAAGATGAAATTTTGCATGTTAGGCCTGGTGTTTATAGGATGTTAGAGTTAGTGTTACTAGATAGTACGTATATATGTAAGAAATGGATTTGTTGTGGTATTTTAGAAATATTTCTCACATATCAGCGACGGATATGGAGTTTTGTGGTTTTCTCCAAGTTGTGAGTCATCCCACCAATGCATCACGGGCCAATGTTCTTTCCCAATGAGTACTACCCACAAAGAACCTATATGAGCTACATGTTTGATAGGGTTTCGGGTTTGATACGATCTGTAACAGACAAAACCAAGAGAAGACGCAAAAAGAGGCAACGTTCAATAACTTGGACCTCCCTTTGAGAACAAAACTCAGAGTGAAGGTGCACATTTCTTGATCAATTTGATTGGAGAAGTTTACAAAATGAATACTATACATGACATGCTGCCTTGCTGCGTCGAAGGGAAAATCAATATGACAACAATATAGTACATAACAGCCAATATCATTATTCTAGCCCACTATATATCAGGACCTTACAGGCTGTGCGATTTTTGCAAAGACTTCCGTCTTTGCGAAGGATGCCCGGGTTCATAAATCAGCTGCTCCAGGGTTGCTCCTGTAGCTAAGGAAGGCAAGACAGCTCCACAGTCGCTTCCCTTCCCTAGCTGCGGCGGCAAGAGTTGCACCAGTCGGGAGCGCACAGACGCCATTAATTTACGGGGAGGATCATGAATCTTGTGCGAAGGGTAGCTCTTGGAGCTGGTAAGCATCTGGTTGCCGTAAATCTCGCCATTGGGAGAATGATTCTCCGGCAAAGGATCTGAAAGTGCAGCATCGTGCGCTAATATGATCAATAGCAAGAAGATGTGCGTAACGCATGTATGCAAGTAGATAAGTAGCCGAGTCCTGAGTTTACACCTTGAAGAGCCGGTGGAGGCTCCTGAAGAAGGGCGGGAGTGTCCCCGGCTTTAGCGGCTGGAGGATCACCGGTGGGATCAGGAATCTGCTGCGGAGGGTCGCTCCTGGAACTGCTAAGAGAAGAGGGGAGATAGCTCCACAGT is a genomic window containing:
- the LOC123089548 gene encoding uncharacterized protein; translation: MAIASKLESLMKRLWSYLPSSLSSSRSDPPQQIPDPTGDPPAAKAGDTPALLQEPPPALQDPLPENHSPNGEIYGNQMLTSSKSYPSHKIHDPPRKLMASVRSRLVQLLPPQLGKGSDCGAVLPSLATGATLEQLIYEPGHPSQRRKSLQKSHSL